In Thermus albus, the sequence CCAGCCAGGCCCCCCCGAGGAGGATGGCCAGGATCTGGATAAGAACGTGCTCCACCAGGATGGGCCTTAAAAAGGCCGCCACCACCAAGGCCAAGACCACGCCCGCATAGACCGCGAGGCCCCCGGCGTTGGGCAGGGGTTCCCGGTTGAGGCGCCTTTCGTTGGGCTGGTCCGCCCACCCCACCTTGAGGGCGAAGCGGCGCACCTGGGGCAGGAAGCGCCAGGTGAAAAAGAGGGCCAGGAGGAAGACAAAGACCACCGTGATCCAGCCTGTACCTTGGGGCTCGGCCACACCGATTTTCCTAAGGAGTTCCGTCATTTGGTCCCGTAGATCCGGTCCCCGGCATCCCCCAGGCCGGGGACGATGTAGCCGTGGTCGTTCAGGCGTTGGTCTATGGCGGCCACCACCACTTCGGTGTCCGGGTGGTCCTGGGCGATGCGCTCCAGGCCCTCGGGGGCGGCGATAAGGCACATGAGCTTGATCCCCGTGGCCCCCTTTTCCTTAAGGAGGGAGAGGGCCCGGCTGGCGCTACCTCCCGTGGCCAGCATGGGATCCAGGAGGAAGACCCGGCGCTCGTGGATGTCGGGGGGAAGCTTGGCGTAGTACTGAACAGGTTTGAGAGACTCGGGGTCCCGGTAGAGGCCGATGTGCCCCACGCGGGCATGGGGCACCAGCTTGAGGATGCCCTCCACCATGACCAAACCAGCCCGCAGGATGGCCACCAGGGCCAGCTTCTTCCCGGAAAGCACCTTGACCCGGGCGGGGGCCACGGGGGTTTCCACCTCTGTCTCCGTGAGTTCCAGGTCCCTCATGGCCTCGTAGGCCATGAGGAGGGATACCTCCTCGGCCAGTTCGCGGAAGTCCTTGGCGCCCGTGCGCCCGTCGCGAAGGTGGGCCAGCTTGTGCTGGACCAGGGGGTGGTCCACCAGGGTGATCCTCATCCCCCAAAGCCTAACATGCCCGCTTTCTTGGGGGAAAGCAGTCCTGGAAGAAGCCCAGGGCCCGGGGGAGCTTTTCTGCCAGGGCCTCCAGGAACCCCTCGGGCCTTTTGCTGCGGAACCAATGGAGGTCGTGGAGGTAGGTGAGAGGCACGTAAAAGGCCAGTCGCTCCCGTACCTCCCTTGGGTAGAAGCGCGCCAGGCGGAAGAGGACTTTCCGGGCGGCTTCCTCTCCCAAAAGGTCTAGGCTTCCCGTCTTCAGGAGGGCCAGGTCCCGGGCGGGATCGTCGCCGCCGGAGCGGACCCAGTCCACCAGGAGCACCTCGGGGCCTTCCTGGAAAGGGCCCTCCGGCACCTTGAGGAGGAGGTTTCCCGCCCAGGCATCCCGGTGGCAAAAACGACGCTCCACGCCTGCCGCCATGCCCACTTCCCGCTTTAGGGTTTGGATCAGGGAGCGGGCTTCGGGTATCTCGTGGAGGCTTTCGGCGAATAGCTCAAGCCGTTCCAGAAGCTCCTGGCGCTCCACGTAGCCGGGCTCGGGCAGGCGGTGGAGGGAGAGGAAGAGGTGGGAAAGGGCGGCCAGGGCTTTGGGGGTAAAGGACTTGGGGGTAAAGGGCTCTCCCGGGAAGCGGCGGGTGATGAGGACCCCGTGCCCTGCCACCTGGGCCACTCCCAGCACAAAGCTCCCCAGGCCTGCCCGGGCCATCCTCCTAGCCTCGAGGGCCGCCAGATGGGCTTCCTTTGGGCGGTATACCTTGTAGACCTGGTCTCCATCCGTGTACACCCGGGCTTCAAAGCCGCCCAGAGGGGTGAGGCGGGAGAGGAGATGGGCGGGAAGGAGGCCCTTCAGGGCGGAAAGTACCACGGGGCTTATTCTAAAGGCCTCGAGGCGAAATGGACGCCTAACGTGAGACCCTGGACCCAGCACGGGCCGCTGGCCTAACCCCCGGGGGGCTTTAACCTAAGGGGGTGGAGCTTTTGCGCCCGGAGGCCACGGTGCTCTCCTTGGGGGATCGGGTCCTCTCCTTTGACCGGGAGGGGCGGCCCTACCACTACTTTCGCCAGGGACTCACCTACAAGCGGGCCTTGGATGGGAGCCTGCACCTCCGTTACCGGGAGGAAGCGAGGAAAAGGCGCCGCTTGGGGGAAGGGGAGGCCCTGGAGGTCTACGCGGAGATCCTGGAGCTGGCGGAGGCCCACCTCCAAGACCCCGGGCGCCGGGCCGAGGTCCTCCGTTGGACCCCCGAGGCGCTTCTGGACCCCACCCCCTACCGGAGGGCCTACGTCTGGCCCGTGAGCATCCTTCCTCCCGATGCCTACCTCTCCGTGGTCCTCCAGGCCACCACGGGATGCACCTGGAACCGGTGCGCCTTCTGCTCCTTTTACCAGGACCGCCCCTTTCAAAAACGAAGCCCGAAGGCCTTCCGGGAGCATGTGGAGCGGGTGTTGGAGCTACTGGGAAAAGGAAGGCTTTTGCGGAAGGGGGTTTTCCTGGGGGATGGCAATGCCCTGGCCTTAGGCGAGCCCCTTCTTCCCCTTCTGGAAGAGGTGCGCCGGGTCTTTCCCCAGGAGGCCATCTTGGGTTTCCTGGACCTTTTCACCGGGATCAGGAAGGAACCCTCTTGGTGGGAAAAGCTAAAGGCCTTGGGGCTGGGGCGGGTGTACGTGGGTCTGGAGACGGGACACGCCCCCCTCTTGGCCCTCCTCAACAAGCCCGGGCACCCGAGAGAAGCCCTGTCCCTGGTGCGAAGCCTCAAGGAGGCCGGGCTTTCCCTGGGGGTGATCCTCCTGGTGGGGGCAGGGGGCGTGGCCTATGCCGAGGCCCACCGCCGGGAAAGCCTGGCCCTTTTGGCCCAGCTTCCCTTGGGGAAGGAGGACGTGGTCTACCTATCCCCTTTCCAGGTAGAGCCGGGTACCCCTTATGCCGCCTTGGGTTTGGAGCCCCTTCCTCAGGTGGAGGCGGAGCTGGCCGCTTGGGCCTCAGCCTTGCGCCGGATGGGGCTAAGGGTGGCCCGGTACGACATCCGGGAGTTCCTCTACTAGGGTATACTTGGGACCATGAGCGCCGCGCACGAACGGGAACTCTACGAGGCCTGGGTGGAGCTCCTCTCCTGGATGCGGGAATATGCCAAGGAGAAGGGGGTTCGGTTCGAGAAGGAGGCGGACTTCCCCGACTTCATCTACCGCATGGAGCGCCCCTACGGCCTCCCCACCACCATCATGACCGCTTCCCTTTCCGACGCCCTGGGCGAGCCCTTCCTCCTGGCGGATGTCTCCCCCCGGCATGCCCAGCTGAAGCGCATCGGCATCCGGCTTCCCCGGGCCCATATCCACCTGCACGCCCACTATGAGCCCGGGAAAGGGTTGGTGACGGGAAAGATTCCCCTCACCAAGGAGCGGTTCTTCGCCCTGGCGGACCGGGCGCGGGAAGCCTTGGCCTTCGCCTAGCCCTCGAGGGCCTGCCATAGCCTAAGCACCGTCTGATGTAGGAGGAAGAGGCCCTGGCGGGTGGGAATGAGGCGGAAGCCCTCCACCTGCAAGTGGCCCTCCTGGACCAGTTCCTGGATGGCAGCCTCCAATCCTGGCCAGAGGGAAAGACCGGTTCTCCTCTCCAAGGCCTCCACGTCCACCCCTTCCTTAAGGCGTAGGCCCAGCATCAGGCTTTCCTTGGCGTGCTCTAGGGGGGAGATGGCCTCTTCCTTGGGGGGCTCTCCCGAAAGCCAGCGGGGAAGGGGAGGGTGGGTGCGGCGGAAGGCATAGGCGTTTAGGTCTTGCCCTGGGTACTGGCCCGTGGCGCCGGGTCCCAAGGCCAGCCAAAACCCCGCGCGCCAGTAGACCAGGTTGTGCCGGGCCTCCTCCCCGGGTCTGGCGAAGTTGGAGACCTCGTAGCGCCGAAGCCCGGCCTCTTCCAGGATGGCCTCCGCCTTCTCCATGGCCCAGGCTTCCCTTTCCGGATCCTCCTTCAGGCCCAGGAGGGCGAAGGGGGTGCCTTTTTCCACCTGAAGGGTGTAGGCGGACACGTGGCCTACCCCAAGGCGGGTGGCCTCCTTGAGGTCCTTCTCCACCTCCTGCATGGGGAGGCCCAGGATGAGGTCCAAGGAGACCCTAAAGCCCCCTTCCAAGGCCATCTCCACGGCCCTAAGGGCCCCTTTTCGCCCATGGGCCCTTCCCAGGAACCGCAGCACCCCATCCTGGAAACTCTGCACCCCTAAGGAGAGGCGGTTTACCCCGAGGTCCCTTAACAGGCGAAGCCTCTCTTGATTCAGGGTTCCGGGGTTGGCCTCGAGGGTCACCTCGGCGCCCGGCTGCCACTTCCAGGGAAGGGCCTGGAAGAGGGCCACCAGTTCCCGGTCCCGGAGAAAGCTCGGGGTGCCCCCGCCCAGGTAGAGGGTTTGGAGGGGTTGGGGATGCGCCTGGTACAGCTCTTCGGCTTCCTCCTGGAGGCGCTTCAAATAGGCCTCCACCCACCCTGGGCCCCGGCGCACCACGTGGAAGTCGCAATAGGGGCAAAGGGTGGGGCAGAAGGGAACGTGGACGTAGAGGCTAGACATGGGGAGTTGCTGGGCCAGGGGTGAGGCCCTCGCCGGCCTTGGCTAAGGTGGGGAGGGTGGCCTTTAGCGCCGGGGCTAGCTCTGGGTATCCCATCCTTGCAGTCTACTAGGATGCCCTGGCCTA encodes:
- a CDS encoding radical SAM protein gives rise to the protein MELLRPEATVLSLGDRVLSFDREGRPYHYFRQGLTYKRALDGSLHLRYREEARKRRRLGEGEALEVYAEILELAEAHLQDPGRRAEVLRWTPEALLDPTPYRRAYVWPVSILPPDAYLSVVLQATTGCTWNRCAFCSFYQDRPFQKRSPKAFREHVERVLELLGKGRLLRKGVFLGDGNALALGEPLLPLLEEVRRVFPQEAILGFLDLFTGIRKEPSWWEKLKALGLGRVYVGLETGHAPLLALLNKPGHPREALSLVRSLKEAGLSLGVILLVGAGGVAYAEAHRRESLALLAQLPLGKEDVVYLSPFQVEPGTPYAALGLEPLPQVEAELAAWASALRRMGLRVARYDIREFLY
- a CDS encoding aminoglycoside phosphotransferase family protein, with the protein product MVLSALKGLLPAHLLSRLTPLGGFEARVYTDGDQVYKVYRPKEAHLAALEARRMARAGLGSFVLGVAQVAGHGVLITRRFPGEPFTPKSFTPKALAALSHLFLSLHRLPEPGYVERQELLERLELFAESLHEIPEARSLIQTLKREVGMAAGVERRFCHRDAWAGNLLLKVPEGPFQEGPEVLLVDWVRSGGDDPARDLALLKTGSLDLLGEEAARKVLFRLARFYPREVRERLAFYVPLTYLHDLHWFRSKRPEGFLEALAEKLPRALGFFQDCFPPRKRAC
- a CDS encoding NADH-quinone oxidoreductase subunit 15; translation: MSAAHERELYEAWVELLSWMREYAKEKGVRFEKEADFPDFIYRMERPYGLPTTIMTASLSDALGEPFLLADVSPRHAQLKRIGIRLPRAHIHLHAHYEPGKGLVTGKIPLTKERFFALADRAREALAFA
- the hemW gene encoding radical SAM family heme chaperone HemW; amino-acid sequence: MSSLYVHVPFCPTLCPYCDFHVVRRGPGWVEAYLKRLQEEAEELYQAHPQPLQTLYLGGGTPSFLRDRELVALFQALPWKWQPGAEVTLEANPGTLNQERLRLLRDLGVNRLSLGVQSFQDGVLRFLGRAHGRKGALRAVEMALEGGFRVSLDLILGLPMQEVEKDLKEATRLGVGHVSAYTLQVEKGTPFALLGLKEDPEREAWAMEKAEAILEEAGLRRYEVSNFARPGEEARHNLVYWRAGFWLALGPGATGQYPGQDLNAYAFRRTHPPLPRWLSGEPPKEEAISPLEHAKESLMLGLRLKEGVDVEALERRTGLSLWPGLEAAIQELVQEGHLQVEGFRLIPTRQGLFLLHQTVLRLWQALEG
- the upp gene encoding uracil phosphoribosyltransferase, producing the protein MRITLVDHPLVQHKLAHLRDGRTGAKDFRELAEEVSLLMAYEAMRDLELTETEVETPVAPARVKVLSGKKLALVAILRAGLVMVEGILKLVPHARVGHIGLYRDPESLKPVQYYAKLPPDIHERRVFLLDPMLATGGSASRALSLLKEKGATGIKLMCLIAAPEGLERIAQDHPDTEVVVAAIDQRLNDHGYIVPGLGDAGDRIYGTK